The genomic DNA CATGGCGGTGGCGcccttcatttgtggtctgtggtggCGCCCACAACCATAGACTATTAAACTAATCTACAAATACAAAGCATCACAGATTATATCGACACTATCAAACAGAAAACGatgaaaaattcatattttttactctcagaccaattagaaaaagacctgactcgctagatatctgtcaaagatCATCTATAATATCTTAATGCGAATCAATGCGAATCTTTAAAATTGTGTGTAGTATAAgaacacagaatatatttattaatggtattgaatattttctatatgcGCGTCTACCATGTCCCCTTGAagaaacgacagacaattttgttgcaaaATTTGGGTGCGTGCATctccaaataaatatttaattcctCTATGACATCTTTATTTTGTAGATAAAGAAGTATCGGAATGGTTAGAAtcagttaaaaaaaagagattagATTTGCTTTTTTAAAGATGTCATCTTGTCCGTCGTCAATTTGACGTGTCTTTGCGTTTTCCTTATAAGAAaggataaagaaaaaaaatgacgtgtgtcactgtcaatgtcatgattactgTCAAACAAAACCGGCAAACGCAAATTAGGATATTTTTcgctaaaatttaatttatattgtaaatttttgtaattgttaTATATCCAGTCTACATGAATTATGGATTCCGATGATGAAATTGATTTTCAACCGTCTTGGAGAGGAGTGCCTGGTATAATTATTCTGAttaatgtttttgaaaactCCAAACACAATATCTTTGAAATCGCACATGCAGCGACATGTCGTTTGATAAAACAACAGATGAGAACGTCGAGTTCACATAACATCGCAGTATGCTTATATGGGACAGAGGAGTCTTCTACATCAAAGTTTGATGTAAAAGCCGTTACAGAAATTATCCCCTTGTCCGTGCCAACGTTAGAGGATTTCAAGAAACTCAAAAACACTACATCTTTTACTGAAGCAAAAGAATTTAAGCTGTCAGATGTGTTGTGGCATTCCAGTAAATCGTTTGCTAACTGTAAAAAACAATTGTCATCTCGGAGTGTAATAATGCTAACCCGTCTTGATATTGCACCAATTGCAGTAGACCAGAAACCAACCCTCAGCAGAGCAAGTGACCTAATTGACTCCAACATAGATATAAGAGTAATAAACTTGTCTGATCATGAGTATCAAATAGATGCATTCtatgaaaagtttttaaaaatagctAATAAAGGAATGGATTATGTAGTGCCAAAACCAATATGGGACTCAACTGAAATTGAAAAGCTTATGTATCAAGAGTCACATCGAAATCTGGCTGTAGCAAaactaaattttgaaattagcaAGGATTTTAATATAGGTGTTGGTGTTTATACATTACTCAAAAGGCCTGGccaaaattacaagaaaaatgtttatttagatAGAGAAACCAATGCAGTTGTTAGTAGTGTAACAAAAACTATGAAAGTAACTTTTGaggatggtgatgatgacgaagAAAATAGTCAGCCCAAAGAAGTTCCATTGCTAAAATCAGAATTACTGCATTATCAGGAATTTGGTGGTGAAAAGGTAGAATTCACAGATAGTGAAATGAAGGCTATTAAGAATCC from Bicyclus anynana chromosome 20, ilBicAnyn1.1, whole genome shotgun sequence includes the following:
- the LOC112042950 gene encoding X-ray repair cross-complementing protein 6, with protein sequence MDSDDEIDFQPSWRGVPGIIILINVFENSKHNIFEIAHAATCRLIKQQMRTSSSHNIAVCLYGTEESSTSKFDVKAVTEIIPLSVPTLEDFKKLKNTTSFTEAKEFKLSDVLWHSSKSFANCKKQLSSRSVIMLTRLDIAPIAVDQKPTLSRASDLIDSNIDIRVINLSDHEYQIDAFYEKFLKIANKGMDYVVPKPIWDSTEIEKLMYQESHRNLAVAKLNFEISKDFNIGVGVYTLLKRPGQNYKKNVYLDRETNAVVSSVTKTMKVTFEDGDDDEENSQPKEVPLLKSELLHYQEFGGEKVEFTDSEMKAIKNPFGPPMMKLLGFKPARVICKEKWYLKMGYFLFPNEKSIEGSTVAFKALHKACTEMEMVAICALCTRVNSKPIVGALSPSVRPLNLDIDVGFDIIHFPFVESVRDLNINEEENNEESSVDIIEKAHKMLMKDILNELTIEYKPDMFEDPKLQSKYRAIEAIALDEEDSDPFIDTTIPNPEKFENIRDDLFEELFGPLGEMTLKRTAEKQSYSGGKKQKVENIDENLLDHRLKNNKMNDYTVPQLKQIINFKEIKVPSGLTGCKKKDLINLVCEHCT